CATACTCATCCGGATGGAGTAGATTTTCTGAAAAAAGTGTATATTCTATCAATGCTTCATGATCTGAAGTAGGTAAAACATACATAAACCGGGTATTTCCTTTTTGGGGCAGATCAAAATCCATAAACCCTGCCACATTAGCATCAAATAGAGGACTTTCTGTCTGAACAAACCATCCTGTAAAATGTTGTTTGAGATATGGGAAATCAGTATTGTCCATGAGCCATGCAGGATTGAAAATACTGGAAAAGACTTTCCCTGCAGAATAGGAAGCCATATCTGTGATGACTTGAACCGATGACTCCATATCCTTAATGGAAAGGATATTTTCGGTACTAATTTTAATATTCTTTTTTTGAGAAAGCCTGGCATGTATATCATTATAGAAGTCCTTACTTCTGATCATTTTGTAGGTATAGTCTTTTAAATCTATAGTTTTAGCCCAATTTTTACTTCCAAAATAGATCTTCTTCCATTGTTTGGTCAAAATATGATCCCAATGACCTTGCCCTCTTTCCCAATAACACCAGGTGCGGTCATTTTGATTTTTTTCATCTCTGTCAATGATCAAAATTGATTTTGAATCAAAATACGGATCACTGCTCATGAAAAAAGCTGTCATCATTCCTGCTGCGCCACTGCCCGCGATGATAAAATCATAATGCCCCATAATTTCAGAAGTATTCAGTGGCAAATAACAAAAAAAAGAAGAAGTAGTTCTGACCAGATGGGACAGCTTGGACTACTCGACGAGTCGCCCTACGGGATACATCATATGGGTTGGTTCTTAGTAAGGAGAGAAGAAATCAAAGCCACCGAGTCTGAAAGCCTACGCATTTCAGGGCAAAGGTTGCTACATCGTATTAGGTAAGGTAGTCGATGATTTTGGCTTTGAGAGTCTGAAAGTGAGCAAGATGGAGAAATTGCTTTTTGTTATGGATGGGAGGTATTGAGGGAGGATGAGAAAAGAAGTGAAGGTAAAAATAAAAAAATTATTATTACTTTTGCAGCTTTTGCAAAACAATATATCCATGAGTAGTAAAACTACAACTGATAAGTATAATGCTTTTGAATTTTCCCCATGGCCAATACATATAGCGTTGTGTACTTATCCAAACCATGAGAATACGTCATCAACTCCTAGTACGAAAGATTTTGTGGACACTAAAAAAGATATGTATGCCAAATATAAAGACAAGACCAAAGGTTCAGCACAAAACCATCTCTACAACCCAAAAATTTATCATATTTTCGGCGCTTTTGACTTAGCTTTTATAACACTGAGAGATAGCTACAAATTTGCTCAGCGGCTTTATGAAGATAGAGACATGGATAGCACAAAAAATAAACCTGTAAGTTATCAAGTCATCGCGGGAATTGCTCCGATAGGTAATAATAAGAAATTATCAGAAATATTCCCTGCAGAACCAAAAGGAAATATTGATGAAAATTTCGTACTTATCTCAAATCTCAAGCTAAACAACGCTTT
The sequence above is drawn from the Saprospiraceae bacterium genome and encodes:
- a CDS encoding lycopene cyclase — encoded protein: MGHYDFIIAGSGAAGMMTAFFMSSDPYFDSKSILIIDRDEKNQNDRTWCYWERGQGHWDHILTKQWKKIYFGSKNWAKTIDLKDYTYKMIRSKDFYNDIHARLSQKKNIKISTENILSIKDMESSVQVITDMASYSAGKVFSSIFNPAWLMDNTDFPYLKQHFTGWFVQTESPLFDANVAGFMDFDLPQKGNTRFMYVLPTSDHEALIEYTLFSENLLHPDEYEREINVYLKEKLKINDYTIIEKESGNIPMTCYPFENHNTPNIMYIGSAGGWTKPSTGYTFARSTKISQIMVEFLKSHTDLTKFSFKNRYWYYDLIFIKVLADHNDAGHEVFTSIFKGQSIENVFKFLDEENTFENDLRLIMSTQPKAIFLKSALLSLKGIILDKLR